In Luteolibacter sp. Y139, the following proteins share a genomic window:
- a CDS encoding molybdopterin-dependent oxidoreductase yields MHQRLILPLVLLFLSIGSVLRAAEPVLTVRFGEKTITLTEAEFAALPHTEVTVPEQGDEPERRYSGVAMRELLAKVDAPLGDKMRGGGLMVGVIIRCKDNYAVLFSLAEFDENFSNRTILLADKENGEILPPSAAPLRVITPGDKRGARSCRQVVSIELVSLAK; encoded by the coding sequence ATGCACCAGCGCCTCATCCTTCCACTCGTCCTGCTCTTTCTTTCGATCGGCTCGGTCCTCCGCGCCGCCGAACCGGTTCTCACCGTCCGCTTTGGTGAAAAGACAATCACCCTGACAGAAGCCGAGTTCGCCGCATTGCCCCATACCGAAGTGACCGTACCCGAGCAAGGCGATGAACCCGAGCGCCGCTACTCAGGCGTGGCGATGCGCGAGCTTCTCGCGAAGGTCGACGCACCGCTGGGCGACAAGATGCGCGGAGGTGGCCTGATGGTTGGCGTGATCATCCGCTGCAAGGACAACTACGCCGTGCTCTTCTCGCTCGCGGAGTTCGATGAGAACTTCAGCAACCGCACCATCCTCCTCGCCGACAAGGAAAACGGCGAAATCCTCCCGCCATCCGCCGCCCCTCTCCGCGTGATCACTCCCGGCGACAAGCGAGGCGCACGTTCCTGCCGCCAGGTCGTTTCGATCGAGCTCGTCTCCTTGGCCAAATAG
- the modA gene encoding molybdate ABC transporter substrate-binding protein, producing the protein MKSLFLLLFASLAAAAGELRVAAAASLAESVKEVGAAYEKANGTKITPVLAASNVLARQIEEGAPIDVFISADEANMKKVEEAKLVNNVTKLLTNALVVVVPNESEAKVSGGSDLANFKRISIGDPVAVPAGVYAKNWLTKQGLWESIGPKCVGSENVRAALAAVEAGNADAAIVYKTDAAVSKKVKVAWTVPAGEAPAIIYPVAVCTATKQADEAKKFADFLKSEEASKIFTARGFGLAKE; encoded by the coding sequence ATGAAATCCCTGTTTCTTCTCCTGTTCGCCTCGCTGGCCGCTGCGGCCGGTGAACTCCGCGTCGCCGCCGCCGCCAGCCTCGCTGAATCCGTCAAGGAAGTCGGTGCCGCCTATGAGAAGGCGAACGGCACCAAGATCACCCCGGTGCTGGCGGCATCGAACGTCCTTGCCCGCCAGATCGAGGAAGGCGCGCCCATCGATGTCTTCATCTCCGCCGACGAGGCGAACATGAAGAAGGTCGAGGAGGCCAAGCTGGTGAATAACGTCACCAAGCTCCTCACCAACGCACTTGTCGTCGTGGTGCCCAACGAATCCGAAGCCAAGGTCTCCGGCGGCTCTGATCTCGCGAACTTCAAGCGCATCTCCATCGGCGATCCCGTGGCAGTCCCCGCCGGCGTCTACGCCAAGAACTGGCTCACCAAGCAAGGCCTGTGGGAAAGCATCGGCCCCAAGTGCGTCGGCAGCGAAAACGTCCGCGCCGCCCTCGCCGCCGTCGAAGCTGGCAATGCCGACGCCGCCATCGTCTACAAGACCGACGCCGCCGTCTCGAAGAAGGTGAAGGTTGCCTGGACCGTCCCGGCCGGCGAGGCCCCCGCCATCATCTACCCGGTGGCCGTCTGCACCGCCACCAAGCAGGCGGATGAGGCAAAGAAATTTGCAGACTTCCTGAAATCGGAAGAAGCGTCGAAGATCTTCACGGCCCGCGGCTTCGGGCTCGCGAAGGAATAA
- a CDS encoding GNAT family N-acetyltransferase, giving the protein MTFRESTPADLSACSRFFAEVFNAAPWDENWSLESSLQRLSDCAATPNFLGMVAEDDTGIAALAFGYWQRYQEEQHYYLLEFCVANDRQGEGIGARLMEALHARLQNDNVNRIYTLTARETPAQDFYEKAGFYVSPKMILMARRY; this is encoded by the coding sequence ATGACCTTCCGCGAATCCACTCCGGCTGATCTGTCCGCTTGCTCCCGGTTCTTTGCCGAGGTCTTCAACGCGGCACCTTGGGACGAAAACTGGAGCCTCGAAAGCTCACTCCAGCGACTGTCCGATTGCGCCGCGACGCCGAACTTCCTCGGCATGGTGGCCGAGGACGACACTGGCATCGCCGCCCTCGCCTTCGGCTACTGGCAACGCTACCAGGAAGAGCAGCACTACTACCTGCTGGAGTTCTGCGTCGCGAATGACCGGCAAGGCGAAGGCATCGGCGCGCGCCTGATGGAGGCACTGCATGCCCGCCTTCAAAACGACAACGTGAATCGCATTTACACGCTGACCGCTCGCGAAACCCCTGCTCAGGACTTCTATGAAAAGGCCGGCTTCTACGTCAGTCCGAAGATGATCCTGATGGCCCGCCGCTATTGA
- the pheS gene encoding phenylalanine--tRNA ligase subunit alpha encodes MKDQIEAIQAEALARIAAATDARALDDARVAVLGKKGTLTEVSAGMRDVPKEEKAAIGALLNTARSAITAALEEKQLGLQDAADKKALEGIDSTLPARALHHGSLHPLTILRHQAIAILRRMGFALAEGPEIEDEFHCFDALNTPADHPARNEKDTFYFDSGKLLRTHTSSVQVRTMEGQKPPVRIIAPGSAYRRDEIDATHLSVFNQLEGLYVDTDVSLGDLKGTLEYFFQEMFGSETEVRFRPHFFPFTEPSFEIDVKLHAKGQAPRWIEVAGCGMVDPAVFAQINGARKDGAYDPEKVTGFAFGMGLDRLAMIRWGIKDIRLLIENDARFLKQFA; translated from the coding sequence ATGAAGGATCAGATCGAAGCCATTCAGGCCGAGGCACTCGCCCGGATCGCCGCAGCCACCGACGCCCGTGCGCTGGACGACGCTCGCGTCGCCGTGCTCGGGAAAAAAGGCACTCTCACCGAGGTTTCCGCCGGCATGCGCGACGTTCCGAAGGAGGAAAAGGCCGCGATCGGAGCGCTGCTCAATACCGCCCGGTCCGCGATCACCGCGGCGCTGGAGGAAAAGCAGCTCGGCCTGCAGGACGCTGCCGACAAGAAGGCACTGGAGGGAATCGATTCCACACTCCCGGCTCGAGCATTGCACCATGGCTCGCTGCACCCACTGACGATCCTGCGGCATCAGGCGATTGCGATCCTGCGGCGCATGGGCTTCGCGCTCGCCGAGGGACCGGAGATCGAGGACGAGTTCCACTGCTTCGATGCGCTGAACACGCCCGCCGATCACCCGGCTCGTAACGAAAAGGACACCTTTTACTTCGACTCCGGCAAGCTGCTCCGCACGCACACGTCGTCGGTGCAGGTCCGCACGATGGAAGGGCAGAAGCCGCCGGTGCGGATCATCGCTCCCGGATCGGCGTATCGCCGTGACGAAATCGACGCGACCCACCTTTCCGTCTTCAACCAGCTCGAAGGTCTGTATGTGGACACCGATGTCTCGCTGGGTGACCTGAAGGGCACGTTGGAGTATTTCTTCCAGGAGATGTTCGGCTCCGAAACGGAAGTCCGTTTCCGACCGCATTTCTTCCCGTTCACCGAGCCGAGCTTCGAGATCGATGTGAAGCTTCATGCGAAGGGACAGGCTCCGCGATGGATCGAGGTCGCCGGCTGCGGCATGGTCGATCCGGCGGTGTTCGCGCAGATCAATGGGGCGCGCAAGGATGGTGCCTATGATCCTGAGAAGGTGACGGGCTTCGCCTTCGGTATGGGCTTGGATCGCTTGGCGATGATTCGCTGGGGCATCAAGGACATCCGCCTGCTGATCGAGAACGACGCGCGCTTCCTCAAGCAGTTCGCTTGA
- a CDS encoding LysR family transcriptional regulator, giving the protein MRELKSFILLAEQLHFGRASRLLNLSQPALTKQIHRMEDELGAPLFERGRHGTTLSSLGKQFLKEARGVVAGFDRLLDSAHASALGESGKLSLGFGFHTLELVPRVIVKLRETSPGIQISLRDMSTAEQTEALRKGELDLGFVRLPAPAEFKLLPVIKDRLTLVSSAAFPLPANATLANCRDLPFVSILEARSPGFYGHVLRLCSKHGFHPRVIQQVPEFTTALALVQAGLGVTVIPQSAGTSRFSGLREHPIRDKDATWTVAAAWRKGDTNPALAKFLAILKAEVKAT; this is encoded by the coding sequence ATGCGCGAATTGAAGTCCTTCATCCTGCTGGCGGAACAACTCCACTTCGGCCGCGCCTCGCGTTTGCTGAATCTGAGCCAGCCCGCCCTGACCAAGCAGATCCACCGCATGGAGGACGAACTCGGCGCGCCGCTCTTCGAACGCGGACGCCACGGCACCACGCTGAGTTCGCTGGGAAAACAGTTCCTCAAGGAAGCGCGCGGCGTCGTCGCGGGCTTCGATCGTTTGCTGGATAGCGCCCATGCCTCGGCACTCGGCGAATCAGGAAAACTCTCCCTCGGCTTCGGCTTCCACACCCTGGAACTCGTGCCGCGGGTCATCGTGAAACTGCGCGAAACCTCACCCGGCATCCAGATCAGCCTCCGCGACATGTCCACTGCCGAACAGACCGAAGCACTGCGCAAGGGCGAGCTGGACCTCGGCTTCGTGCGCCTGCCCGCCCCAGCCGAGTTCAAGCTGCTGCCGGTGATCAAGGACCGGCTCACCCTCGTTTCCTCAGCAGCCTTCCCGCTCCCCGCAAATGCCACGCTCGCCAACTGCCGCGACCTGCCCTTCGTCAGCATCCTTGAAGCTCGCTCTCCCGGCTTCTACGGCCACGTCCTGCGTCTCTGCAGCAAACACGGCTTTCACCCACGCGTCATCCAGCAGGTTCCGGAATTCACCACCGCCCTCGCCCTCGTCCAAGCCGGCCTCGGCGTCACCGTCATCCCCCAATCCGCCGGCACCAGCCGCTTCTCCGGCCTGCGCGAGCACCCGATCCGCGACAAGGACGCCACCTGGACCGTCGCCGCCGCATGGCGCAAGGGTGACACGAACCCCGCCTTGGCGAAGTTCCTCGCGATCTTGAAAGCCGAAGTGAAAGCCACCTGA
- a CDS encoding cation:proton antiporter, translated as MHDLILTFTGGLGVALILGYISHRLGLSPIVGYLLAGIVVSPHTPGYVADRHLAEQMAHIGVILLMFGVGLHFHFKELLAVKRIAVPGAIVQSAVATLLSMLVMRAFGWSWTQGAIFGMAIAVASTVVLTRILVDHKHLHTPVGHIAIGWLVVEDIFTVFVLVLIPAIFGGEATGAGAITMALVWTTLKIGALVAFTFVVGGWAIPRLLTGIARTGSHELFTLAILVLALGIAMGAAKFFGVSMELGAFLAGMVVGRSEFSNRAATDALPMKDAFAVLFFVSVGMLFDFKGLLADPWLALATIGIVIVAKPLAAIIITSVLGYPLKTALSVGAVLAQIGEFSFIVATLGMQYKLVEEKAFNALVATAIVSITLAPLFYKSVEPIERWVAKRPALWRFLNRRVVGGPAAEEGDGIHRRAVVVGYGPVGQTVVRLLKDNGFSPVIVEMNVDTVRELNAAGEKAQYGDASHPATLHAAGTEKADILVLSASSVNMGCEVIKEARSLNPKIRVVARTSYLKEADELLAAGANAVFSGEGEVALSMTESILGSFGATPEQIERESERIRRELFAQAG; from the coding sequence ATGCATGACCTCATCCTCACATTCACTGGCGGCCTCGGAGTGGCACTCATCCTTGGCTATATCTCTCACCGGCTGGGACTTTCGCCGATCGTCGGCTACCTGTTAGCCGGGATCGTGGTGAGCCCGCACACGCCGGGCTACGTGGCGGATCGGCATCTGGCGGAGCAGATGGCGCACATCGGGGTGATCCTGCTGATGTTCGGAGTGGGACTGCATTTCCATTTCAAGGAGCTGCTGGCGGTGAAGCGGATCGCGGTGCCGGGCGCGATTGTCCAGAGCGCGGTGGCCACGCTGCTGAGCATGCTGGTCATGCGGGCCTTCGGCTGGTCCTGGACGCAAGGCGCGATCTTCGGCATGGCCATCGCGGTGGCGAGCACGGTGGTGCTCACCCGCATCCTGGTGGATCACAAGCACCTGCACACGCCGGTGGGGCACATCGCGATCGGCTGGTTGGTGGTGGAGGATATTTTCACCGTCTTCGTGCTGGTGCTGATCCCCGCGATATTCGGCGGGGAGGCGACCGGAGCGGGTGCCATCACGATGGCGCTGGTGTGGACCACGCTGAAAATCGGCGCGCTGGTCGCCTTTACCTTCGTGGTGGGTGGCTGGGCGATCCCGCGACTGCTGACGGGGATCGCGCGGACGGGATCGCACGAGCTTTTCACGCTGGCGATCCTGGTGCTGGCGCTCGGCATCGCGATGGGCGCGGCGAAGTTCTTCGGCGTATCGATGGAGCTCGGTGCCTTCCTCGCGGGCATGGTCGTGGGCCGCTCGGAATTCAGCAATCGGGCGGCGACCGATGCGCTGCCGATGAAGGATGCCTTCGCGGTCCTGTTCTTCGTTTCAGTCGGGATGCTCTTCGACTTCAAAGGGCTGCTGGCAGACCCGTGGCTGGCCTTGGCGACGATCGGGATCGTGATCGTGGCCAAGCCGCTGGCGGCGATCATCATCACCTCGGTGCTCGGCTATCCGCTGAAGACGGCACTGTCGGTGGGCGCGGTGCTCGCGCAGATCGGCGAGTTTTCGTTCATCGTCGCCACGCTTGGGATGCAGTACAAGCTGGTGGAGGAAAAGGCGTTCAATGCGCTGGTCGCGACCGCGATCGTTTCGATCACCTTGGCACCGCTGTTCTATAAATCGGTGGAGCCGATCGAGCGCTGGGTGGCGAAGCGGCCGGCGCTTTGGAGATTCCTCAACCGGCGGGTGGTCGGGGGGCCTGCGGCCGAGGAAGGCGACGGAATTCACCGTCGTGCGGTGGTGGTGGGCTACGGTCCCGTAGGCCAGACGGTGGTGCGACTGCTGAAGGACAATGGTTTCTCGCCGGTGATCGTCGAAATGAACGTCGATACGGTGCGCGAGCTGAATGCCGCCGGGGAAAAGGCCCAGTATGGCGATGCCAGCCATCCGGCGACGCTCCATGCGGCGGGGACGGAAAAGGCGGACATCCTCGTGCTGAGCGCATCCAGCGTGAACATGGGCTGCGAGGTGATCAAGGAGGCGCGGTCGCTGAATCCGAAGATCCGGGTGGTGGCCCGGACGTCGTACTTGAAGGAGGCGGACGAGCTGTTGGCGGCGGGCGCGAATGCGGTTTTCTCGGGGGAAGGGGAGGTGGCGCTGTCGATGACGGAGAGCATTCTGGGCAGTTTCGGGGCGACGCCGGAGCAGATCGAGCGGGAGAGCGAACGGATCCGGCGGGAACTGTTTGCGCAGGCGGGCTAG
- a CDS encoding thiamine pyrophosphate-dependent dehydrogenase E1 component subunit alpha: MAELFGKTNGCSKGKGGMFSFYHPLGNHWGCHATAAGQTPLAAGLAFALKQREIAGAVVCFLGDGAVNQGVYHESLNLAGLFGLPVVYLIENNGYAMGMSVSRSSRFKECLARRAEGYDIDWDRCGDGDIYQLRAKVWTALERARRERRPTVLEVETYRYYGFTVADANAKKYRTVDEIEERKKRDPLRLWRQHLLAEGILSEAAAEEIDLRAKDEASEAAKFAEAGEAPTVAEIVRDVYWESDHDTEASRIGRHFFGE; the protein is encoded by the coding sequence ATGGCAGAGCTTTTTGGAAAGACCAATGGCTGCTCGAAAGGGAAGGGCGGGATGTTTTCTTTCTACCATCCGCTGGGGAATCACTGGGGTTGCCATGCAACTGCCGCCGGGCAGACGCCTCTGGCGGCAGGGCTCGCCTTTGCGCTCAAGCAACGGGAGATCGCCGGGGCGGTGGTGTGTTTCCTGGGTGATGGTGCGGTGAATCAGGGCGTGTATCACGAGTCGCTGAATCTTGCCGGTTTGTTCGGGTTGCCGGTGGTCTATCTGATCGAGAACAACGGGTACGCGATGGGCATGTCGGTGTCGCGTTCATCGCGCTTCAAGGAATGCCTTGCCCGGCGCGCTGAAGGATACGACATCGATTGGGACAGATGCGGCGATGGGGATATCTATCAGCTCCGCGCGAAGGTCTGGACGGCGCTGGAACGAGCGCGGCGCGAGAGGCGGCCGACGGTGCTGGAGGTGGAGACGTATCGCTACTACGGCTTCACGGTGGCGGACGCGAATGCCAAGAAGTATCGGACTGTCGACGAGATCGAGGAGCGGAAGAAGCGGGATCCGCTGAGGCTTTGGCGGCAGCACTTGCTTGCCGAAGGGATTCTCAGCGAAGCGGCTGCGGAGGAGATCGATTTGCGGGCGAAGGATGAGGCGAGCGAGGCGGCGAAGTTTGCGGAGGCGGGAGAGGCTCCGACGGTCGCGGAAATCGTTCGCGATGTTTATTGGGAATCCGATCACGATACCGAGGCCTCGCGGATCGGGCGCCATTTCTTCGGTGAGTAG
- a CDS encoding winged helix-turn-helix domain-containing protein has translation MPDDRPIRLLLSGELSFGPGKAELLEKIDALGSLQAAAGEMEMSYMKAWKMVKGLNERFREPLVSLQRGGKEQGGAALTDTGRKVLALYHEAVAAAEKASSPVLRKMRRLLAGDETNSSS, from the coding sequence ATGCCCGATGACCGCCCGATCCGCCTCCTGCTCTCCGGCGAACTCTCCTTCGGCCCCGGCAAGGCCGAGTTGCTGGAAAAGATCGACGCCCTCGGCAGCCTCCAAGCCGCCGCCGGGGAAATGGAAATGTCCTACATGAAGGCATGGAAAATGGTGAAGGGCCTCAACGAACGATTCCGCGAGCCGCTGGTCTCCCTCCAGCGCGGCGGCAAGGAACAAGGCGGCGCAGCGCTCACCGACACCGGCCGCAAGGTGCTCGCGCTCTATCACGAAGCCGTGGCCGCCGCCGAAAAGGCCAGCTCCCCGGTGCTGCGAAAAATGCGGCGGCTCCTCGCAGGCGATGAGACGAATTCATCCTCCTGA
- a CDS encoding MFS transporter, whose product MNREAACTGLEEVRLDQSRARWAASVLFLVDGVGFGTWAAMIPSVKQKFGLSESGLSIVLLAIVAGALISMSLIGRALSRHGSRTMLSWLAPGYAVALALVALAPGFGWLLGAAMIFGAFKGSLDVSVNAQAITIENAGQKPIMATFQALWSIGGLVAALLVGLALKQGMAPLVITLAIAAVLLIAALTSSGALAGGDASPGKRKRGFSLPNGRILRVGALAFLALFAEGVMMDWSAVYTRTVSGAEAWLAPLAYGMFSLSMATGRFMGDRVTARHGGLAVLRVSGLLTFVGLLLIIAVHQWPVTFLGLGFAGLGLANLVPVLLGAGGRAHEESIGQGVAMVSMIGYFGFLAGPPAIGGLSHWIGLPGAFGVVVVFALLLAVWGPGVLGRASVNSGGPSGSSSD is encoded by the coding sequence ATGAATCGGGAAGCGGCTTGCACGGGGTTGGAGGAGGTGCGGCTTGATCAGTCGCGGGCGCGCTGGGCTGCATCGGTGTTGTTCCTGGTGGATGGCGTTGGCTTCGGCACGTGGGCGGCGATGATTCCGTCGGTGAAGCAGAAGTTTGGCCTGAGCGAATCCGGGCTGAGCATTGTGCTGCTGGCGATCGTGGCGGGCGCGTTGATTTCGATGTCGCTGATTGGCCGGGCGCTGTCGCGGCATGGGAGTCGGACGATGCTTTCGTGGCTGGCTCCGGGCTATGCGGTGGCGCTGGCTTTGGTCGCGCTTGCGCCGGGTTTCGGATGGCTGCTCGGGGCGGCGATGATTTTCGGGGCGTTCAAGGGCTCGCTGGACGTATCGGTGAACGCGCAGGCGATCACGATCGAGAATGCCGGGCAGAAGCCGATCATGGCGACCTTTCAGGCGCTGTGGAGTATTGGTGGCTTGGTCGCGGCGTTGCTAGTGGGGCTCGCTTTGAAGCAGGGAATGGCTCCGCTGGTGATCACGTTGGCGATTGCAGCGGTGTTGCTGATTGCCGCACTGACGAGTTCGGGTGCGTTGGCGGGAGGTGATGCTTCGCCCGGCAAACGCAAGCGCGGGTTCTCGTTGCCGAATGGCAGGATCCTGCGGGTCGGAGCGCTGGCTTTCCTGGCGTTGTTCGCGGAAGGTGTGATGATGGACTGGAGTGCGGTGTACACTCGCACGGTGTCCGGTGCAGAGGCGTGGCTGGCGCCGCTGGCCTATGGGATGTTTTCCCTCTCTATGGCAACTGGCCGGTTCATGGGTGATCGTGTCACGGCGCGGCATGGCGGGCTGGCGGTGTTGCGAGTGAGCGGCTTGCTGACCTTTGTCGGTCTGTTGCTGATCATTGCGGTGCATCAGTGGCCGGTGACGTTCCTTGGTCTTGGCTTTGCTGGCCTCGGCCTAGCGAACCTAGTGCCGGTGCTGTTAGGTGCCGGTGGGCGGGCGCATGAGGAGAGCATCGGTCAGGGTGTGGCGATGGTCTCAATGATCGGCTACTTCGGCTTCCTGGCCGGGCCGCCGGCGATCGGCGGGCTGAGCCACTGGATCGGCTTGCCCGGTGCCTTTGGCGTGGTGGTCGTGTTCGCGCTGCTGCTGGCGGTGTGGGGACCGGGAGTCTTGGGGAGAGCCTCGGTCAATAGCGGCGGGCCATCAGGATCATCTTCGGACTGA
- a CDS encoding GNAT family N-acetyltransferase has translation MATGAPLIDQVILRSLRDDDSIPEITRLLHAAYAPLAAMGLRYTATHQSDETTLSRLQRGVPFIGELNGEIIATVTLYPTAGENSSCAWYREPGVFYFGQFGVSPRLQGHGLGLRMMEMLEKESVARGGRELALDTAEQAHHLIQWYEKIGYRFIQYADWSTTNYRSVILSKSLVP, from the coding sequence ATGGCCACTGGCGCTCCCCTCATCGATCAAGTCATCCTCCGCAGCCTGCGCGACGACGACTCGATCCCGGAGATCACCCGGCTCCTGCACGCAGCCTACGCGCCGCTCGCCGCAATGGGGCTGCGCTACACCGCGACGCATCAGAGCGACGAGACTACCCTCAGCCGACTCCAGCGTGGCGTGCCGTTTATTGGTGAGTTGAACGGAGAGATCATCGCCACCGTCACGCTCTATCCCACGGCCGGCGAGAATTCATCCTGCGCATGGTATCGCGAACCCGGCGTCTTTTACTTCGGCCAGTTTGGCGTGAGCCCCCGCCTTCAGGGTCACGGCCTCGGCTTGCGCATGATGGAAATGTTGGAAAAGGAATCCGTCGCTCGCGGCGGACGGGAACTCGCACTCGATACCGCCGAGCAAGCGCATCACCTGATCCAGTGGTATGAGAAAATCGGCTACCGCTTCATCCAATACGCCGACTGGTCGACCACGAACTACCGCAGCGTGATCCTTTCCAAGTCACTCGTCCCATGA
- a CDS encoding TonB-dependent receptor plug domain-containing protein, whose translation MKALPLLCLAPLAASAATSETELGEMVVEAMKPGITHRITAEEVQDFERRNLAESLDLLPGVSLTRMGARAESMVTVRGFDLRQVPLHIDGIPVYVPYDGYADLGRFLMPEAGEIEVAKSISPVLAGPNTLGGLINVFTRRPTEKLEGAVHAGAFSGDGWDAGLSAGGREEKFYWQFDLSWIERSAFPLSDDFVPRPTENGGRRNNSYSEDWHVSGRIGWTPAVDDEYVLGFWSQRGEKGTPPYAGYDKKVAPRFWQWPYWDKDTVYILTRTALGTETTLETKWHYDTFQNLLRSFDDATYSSQTKGYTFNSYYDDWIAGASATIENRSLKNTRLAAAVHYERDHHEETNLGAPTYTFEDETASVGFEAEYDFGQGGSLTGGVSYDWRDIREAVDTNSGAPLYGDKNSSWNPQLVYRQQFNDCLEGHLGWAEKSRFPTIKDRYSYRLGQAIPNPNLDPETVNHFDLGIGGKANDKRIEWEANLFFSRIDDAIQRVDNVAFTPGGAGLFQLQNVGEVEHRGFEFAMASKFTDTIQAGFNYAWISAENRTNPAISIINVPEHEVTLFSKLDLMERLRLIPSFTWSDSRVVSSTGKRVGIYASADVKAEVELPGDVKLGFGVLNILDRNQQLDEGFPEPGRTFFGDIRYEF comes from the coding sequence ATGAAAGCACTTCCCCTTCTCTGCCTCGCTCCCCTCGCCGCTTCCGCGGCCACTTCCGAGACGGAACTCGGTGAAATGGTCGTCGAGGCCATGAAGCCCGGCATCACCCACCGGATCACCGCTGAGGAGGTGCAGGATTTCGAGCGCCGCAATCTCGCGGAATCGCTGGATCTCCTGCCGGGCGTCAGCCTGACCCGGATGGGCGCACGTGCCGAGAGCATGGTCACCGTGCGCGGCTTCGACCTGCGCCAGGTGCCGCTGCACATCGATGGCATCCCCGTTTATGTCCCCTACGATGGCTACGCGGACCTCGGTCGCTTCCTGATGCCGGAAGCCGGCGAGATCGAAGTGGCAAAGAGCATCAGCCCCGTGCTCGCGGGACCTAACACCCTCGGCGGCCTCATCAACGTCTTCACCCGCCGCCCCACCGAGAAGCTGGAAGGCGCCGTCCACGCCGGTGCCTTCTCCGGCGATGGCTGGGACGCTGGCCTGAGCGCGGGCGGCCGCGAGGAAAAGTTCTACTGGCAATTCGACCTCTCCTGGATCGAGCGCAGCGCCTTTCCGCTGTCCGATGATTTCGTTCCTCGTCCCACCGAGAACGGCGGCCGCCGCAACAACTCCTACAGCGAGGACTGGCACGTCTCCGGTCGCATCGGCTGGACGCCGGCCGTTGACGATGAATACGTCCTCGGCTTCTGGTCGCAGCGCGGCGAGAAGGGCACACCACCCTATGCCGGCTACGACAAGAAGGTCGCGCCACGCTTCTGGCAATGGCCGTATTGGGACAAGGACACCGTTTACATCCTCACCCGCACCGCGCTCGGCACCGAGACCACGCTGGAGACCAAGTGGCACTACGACACCTTCCAGAACCTGCTCCGCTCCTTCGACGACGCGACCTACTCGTCCCAGACCAAGGGCTACACCTTCAATTCCTACTACGACGACTGGATCGCCGGCGCCTCCGCCACCATCGAGAATCGCTCGCTGAAGAACACCCGCCTCGCCGCCGCGGTCCACTACGAGCGGGATCACCACGAGGAGACGAACCTCGGCGCTCCCACCTACACCTTCGAAGACGAGACCGCCTCCGTTGGCTTCGAAGCAGAATACGACTTCGGCCAGGGCGGCTCCCTGACCGGCGGCGTCAGCTACGACTGGCGCGATATCCGAGAAGCCGTCGACACGAACAGCGGAGCCCCGCTCTACGGCGACAAGAACTCCTCATGGAATCCGCAGCTCGTCTATCGCCAGCAGTTCAACGATTGCCTTGAAGGCCACCTCGGCTGGGCGGAAAAGAGCCGCTTCCCCACCATCAAGGATCGCTACTCGTATCGCCTCGGCCAAGCGATCCCGAACCCGAACCTCGATCCTGAAACCGTCAATCACTTCGACCTCGGCATCGGCGGCAAGGCCAATGACAAGCGCATCGAATGGGAAGCGAACCTCTTCTTCTCCCGCATCGATGATGCCATCCAGCGCGTCGACAATGTCGCCTTCACTCCCGGAGGCGCCGGGCTCTTCCAGCTCCAGAATGTCGGCGAGGTCGAGCACCGCGGCTTCGAGTTCGCGATGGCTTCGAAATTCACCGATACCATCCAGGCCGGCTTCAACTACGCGTGGATCTCCGCGGAAAACCGCACCAACCCGGCAATCAGCATCATCAACGTCCCCGAGCACGAGGTGACGCTCTTCTCGAAGTTGGATCTCATGGAACGCCTCCGCCTGATCCCGTCCTTCACCTGGTCGGACTCGCGCGTGGTCTCCAGCACCGGCAAGCGCGTCGGCATCTACGCGTCCGCCGACGTGAAGGCCGAGGTCGAATTGCCCGGCGACGTAAAGCTCGGCTTCGGCGTCCTCAACATTCTCGATCGCAATCAGCAGCTGGACGAAGGCTTCCCGGAACCCGGCCGCACCTTCTTCGGCGACATTCGCTACGAGTTCTGA